A window of Halobacillus naozhouensis genomic DNA:
GCCGACTGCAACTGTAATTACGGCAGAATATGATCCTCTCCGTGATGAGGGGGAAGCCTATGCAAGACGTTTAAAAGAAGCGGGTGTGCCAGTGGTTCTTAAACGATATGAAGGTATGATTCATGGATTCGTAAGTATGGCGGATAAGCTTGATCAAGGAAAGCGTGCTTTAGAGCAGGCAGCAGGCGAGTTGCGTTCTTCCTTTAAGAAATAGAGACACAGGAGGGATACTATGTTTAATCGAATCCTATTAGCATCGGATGGGTCAGATCATGCTGAACGGGCCACACATATGGCAGTGAAATTAACAGGCCCAGAAAGGCAAGGGAAGGTCACTGTAACCTACATCATTGACGGTTCTACATCAAAGGCCGATGTGTTATCAGAAGAGAACAGCGTTATTCTTCAGGCCAAGCGGAGAGAGAGGCTGCAAAAAACAGAGACCATCCTGCAAGATGAAAAGGTTAATTATGAGGTGAAAATGATTAAAGGGGATCCAGGTCCTGCGATTGTCAAGTTTGCCAATGAGAAAGGTTTTGAGGTAGTGGTGGTCGGAAGCAGAGGACTAAATAGCCTCCAGGAAATGGTTCTTGGCAGTGTCAGTCATAAAGTGGCGAAACGTGCAGAGTGCCCTGTAGTTATAGTGAAGTGAAGTATAAGGAAAATAGTACGATTCAGCAAACGTTTGTGCTCCCTTTCGATGATGAATAGTTGTTGGTCAATTTTCAAAAGCTATTCATATAAAAGGAAGGAGGAACAATCCAATGTCTACCCCTAAAGGACCGAAGCAGCAAAAACAACCGAATTTGCCCAAAAGTCCGGACCAACCTTATGGAGAACCCATGAGCGGATCCCATAAAGTTAAAAATGCCAACCATTCCCGCCAGAATCAAAAATCTCACCACGACATGTAAGATCTTAAGAGAGAGGACTAATCCCTCTCTCTTTTAAGGTTCAATAAATTGGACAGCCTATAGAACAGGGAGGTTTTGCACATTCGAAAGCACGGGCCCCGCCATTTTCGCCTCAGTCTGCATAACATTCTACATAAGCAATCCTAAACGGGTAATAACTGAATCCTGAATGAATAAAACAGAGTATGTCAACAATTAATCGTATAACCGATTGAAACGGGAGGTTAAAACATATGGGATTAATTGAAATAGCAGCCCTAATTGTAGCAGCGATATCACTCGTGCACTTATGGGTAGTACGAAAATCACACCATCATAAGGCCTTAACGATTATGGAACAAATTGAAACCGATGATAACTTGAAAAGAACTCTTGCAATGGGAATTTATTATAGGTTCAAGAATAAGGGGACAGTACAAACAGGTGAAGGAGAAGTTGTAGAGGAAAAGTACTCCAAGCTATTTATCAAGGAAGACCCGGTCAGTTTTGAGAGGTTTGTGGCAAATATTTTTGAGAAGAAATTCAATGGCACTGCCTGGGTCACGAATCCTTCCTGGGATTTTGGCGTAGATTTTGATCTTACTGTAAAGGATGAGAAATATTTAGCACAGGTAAAATGCTATAAAGACGATATGGGCTATGAACCAATTGCTTTACTTCATTCAAATGTAGTGAAAGAAGAAGCGGCAGGAGGTTACGTCATTACCACCGGGTCTTTTAACAAAAATGCGGTGAATTATGCTCATTCACTTAAGAACATCCATCTTATTAATGGAGTGGAACTGGTAGAATATTGGCTGGAAGGTGTGAAAGAAGTGGATAAGGAGTTAGTAGGTGAAATGGAAGAAGCCTAATCTGTTTTCTTTTATTTAACAACCATCCCGGTAAATGACCAAGAGTTGAAAGATTCACAACAAATGATTGACAATTAGTTCTAGGGAGTGTAAATTATAGGATAATTAAATAAAAGATATTTCTTATCCAGAGAGGTGGAGGGACTGGCCCTTAGAAGCCTCGGCAGCAGACTGCAACAGTACTGTGCCAATTCCAGCAAGCCTTAATGGTTTGAAAAGATAAGAAGAGCAAAGTGATCGGATACTTAAACCTCTTCTTATTTATGAGAAGAGGTTTTTACTTTGCCAAAGGTAAATGTCAGCTACTGGGGCTGCTAAAGGGATTACTTAGAAAAAATAAAAGGAGGATTAAATATGGCAGAAATTGATGAAAGAAAGATTAAGGATATTGTGTCGAGGTTGGAAAGGTTAGAATTCGGTTCGTTGGTGGTTACTGTACACAATGGGGAAGTGACTCAGATTGATACCACAGAGAAACAACGTTATACACTGGATAAAGGTGGGACTAGCAATAAATAACATACATAAATAAAAGAGTACCATTCTATTCGAAGTAAGCGAATAGAATGGTACTCTTTTATTTATATATGAGAGAAGAAGCTGTTATAGCAGCTTTCTTCTCTCTCGATTTTTAAAATTTATTCGCCCCTTACTGTCGACTTTCTATTTCATGTTTAAACTCCCAGAATCCAGGGGTGCTTTCAATATCGTATTGACGTATAATTTCGATCGTTCTAATTGTCAATTCTTGATAAAGATCTTCTTGTTCCTGGGGAGTAGTTTGTTTCAAAGAATATTTAATTTTAGGTTCGAATAATTCAAGGATAGCTTTCATTGCAGTTGTATCATTATTTTGAGCCTGCTTGGCCAATTCAATAAGTCTGGTCATAGTGACCTCTCCTTTCTAAGTTTTTGTGAATTCCTTGTGTACAGAGCAGAACGTAAAACCATATCAGATCGTTTTGTCTTGAACCATTAATTTAATTTTTGATAAGGCCTTCCTTCGTGTTTTTGTAATAAATTGTTGTGAAACACCCTCCTGTTCAGCGATTTCCGTATCCTTCAAGTTAAATAGATAAGCCGCTTCTAAAATGTAACGCTGGCGTGGTGTTAGCGAACGAATAGCAAAATATAGAGTGGGACTCTCAATTTGATTTTCTAACTGATTGGATTGTTCGATAACTAATTTATCGATAGGCACGGCTATGTTATCTGCTATGAGATCCAGATGTGTAACAGTATCACTGGCATAATCAAGGGGCTTATCCAAAATTAATAAATGATGTTGATTATCTTTGTTTCTTCTTTGGTCAAATCGAATAGCGTGTCGTCTTATGCTATGGGATAGTTGGCTGGTTAATCTAATCGTAGCGTAATACTGCTTGAAGGCAGTATTTAAAGCTTCGGCTGCCTTCTCAGAGTGGCAAATCGTTCTCTCAAGTAAGTATTGGTGTTCGATTTTTTGAAAGAATGATTGAACCAATCCATTGGAGAAAAAATCTTCGTTTTCCTGGATAAGCGGCACCAAATCTTGATATTTAATTTGAAAACCTTGGGAAAGGTGGCTGCGGTCCATCCTATCACTCCCCTTTCTATTGTATAAAGGCAAATTCAAAGGTAATAGTACAACCTTTTGACGAACATTTGTTCGTGTTTATTATATTAAATAATTGTTCGAAGTGCTAGAGTTAGGATGAAATTAAGTAACTTTTTTTAAAAAGGGTTGTAATTTGGGGCGATTGCTTGCCTTTATAAAGCAGCAGGACACAAATAGAGCCTGCTAGGGATCCCATCACTGAAATATTATGCAGGAGGTAGATTATGTTCTAGAAAATCTGTTTGTTAAAAATTTATTGTCAAACAGCAAGTTCATAAGAAGAAGGATTTTAAATGAGGGAAGGAGAATATGAATGAATAACAATTTTTCAAGAGGAAACGGGGAAACACTTGCATCTTTAATTAAAAGGGGACTTGCACCAGTGGATGGTACGCTGACAGCATCCAAGGCACCTGTGTTTAAAGGGAATCCGTTTCAATTAGGTGTAGCCTCTGGAGACCCGCTTCCTGACGGTGTTGTGCTATGGACAAGACTTGCGCCAGAGCCATTAGCTGAGGATGGACTAGGTGGGATGCCTGATCGTAAGGTTCCTGTACAGTGGGAAGTGTCTGAGGATCAGAATTTCCGCTACGTGGTGCAGCATGGAGTGGCATTAGCTTTGCCAGAATTGGCTCATTCAGTACATGTTGAATTGGAGGGGCTTGAACCAAATCGCTACTATTATTATCGTTTTAAAGTAGGCTCTGAAGTCAGCTCTACGGGCAGGACAAAAACAGCCCCGTCTGCAGGGACGCCGATTTCTTCTTTATCCTTTGCAGTCGCATCTTGCCAGGCTTGGTATCATGGCTATTACACGGCGTATCAACATATGACGGCAGATGATTTGGATTTTGTTCTTTTTTCAGGCGATTATATTTACGAATATGCGATAAATTCAAATAACCTCGTTCGTCCTGTAAAACTTTCGAGTGCGCACAATGTGAAAATTGTTACCCTTGATCAATATCGTCTTAGATACTCACTCTTTAAAACGGATCCTGACCTCCAAGCTGCCCATGCCGCTTTTCCTTGGATTCTGACATGGGATGACCATGAAGTAGAGAACAACTACGCAGATGAAGATTCCCAGTATGGTGCATTTACTTATCAATTTCTTCAGCAGCGGGCTGATGCTTATCAGGCTTATTATGAAAACCTTCCGCTCAGGAGTACTGCTATTCCTACGGGACCAGACATGAGACTATACCGCAAGTTTACTTTTGGAGATTTGGCTGAATTTAACGTCTTAGATACACGCCAGTACCGGGATGATTATACTTCAGTAATTGTGAGCGGGTCGGATGTGCAGCAGCGTCTAGATCCGGACCGAACCATATTAGGGGAAGAGCAGGAGCAATGGTTGATAAGTAATCTAAAATATTCACAAGCAACATGGAATGTCCTGGCTCAGCAGGTTGTCATGGCAGAAATCGATCGGGATACAGGAGAAGGTGAGGCTTATAGTATGGATCAGTGGGATGGTTTTGCGGCCGAACGTGAGCGCGTTTTTTCAGCATTAAAGGAACATAACGTTCAAAATCCAATTGTTCTCTCTGCCGATATCCACCGTCATGTGGCAGCTAATCTTAAAGAGGATTTCAAGAACCCTGATTCGGCTACTATTGGTACTGAGTTCGTAGCTACTTCCATTGCTTCTGGAAAAGACGGGGCGGAGACAGATAGTTATGGGCCCGTTTGGCTCGGGAATGAGCATGTGAAGCTGTACAACGCCCAGCGTGGATATTTACGCTGTCATGTCACTCCTGATCAATGGCGAACCGACCACCTTGTTATGCCTTATATCTCTAGTCCAGGGGCCCCTATGAACTCCTATGCTACTTTCAATGTGGAAAATGGTAAGCCTGGATTACAGGGAGATAGCATAATGAACCAAGAATTGGAAAGACAAAGCCTGGTAGATTAGATTTTGATGAAATTAGATGAGAGACTAGCAGTGTCTTTTTAAAGAAAGCTTATCAGTAAACAAAAAAAGTGGCGACTCCAGAGTGAGACGCCACTTTATTTGAAAAAGGAACCGACAAATGAGTATACAATTATCGTAGAAAATAGAATCGTTAAATGGTTTAGAGAGAAAATGAACATGGTTTTTGCCCATTTTTCAGGTGCCATTTTTCTATAACCAACAATGCTTACTACGAGCCATGCTGTACTTAATAGTAAAGCTACCAGCATAATACCTGTAGAAAGTGAAGCTAATAAGAAACTGGCGGCAATAAGGGCAACTAAATAAATATTCGTTTGAATATAGGTGCGTTTAAGTCCTTTTACCACAGGGAGCATCGGCACTTTAGCAGCTTTATATTCATCATGGCGGCGAATGGCAATCGCATAAAAGTGAGGCATTTGCCAGAGAACCATAATAACAAATAAGCCAATTATCCCAGGGTTAAGCAGGTTAGAAGAAATTGCTGCCCATCCGATCAGTGGCGGTACGGCCCCTGACAAGCTGCCGATTTCTGTATTGTAAATCGTTTTTCGTTTTGACCACATGGTGTAGGGAACAACATAAATAAATAACCCAATAAAGCCAAAGACTGCAGCAAGCGGTGACGCCAGTGCAAGAATGATAAGGCCTAACAATGTCATGGATATTCCAAGGGTGAGGGTAGATTTCAGTTCCATCCTCCCCGTTACAGTTGGGCGATTCTTGGTCCGGTCCATGATGGCATCAATATCGCGGTCATATAAATTATTAAAAGCTCCTGCTGCACCGATGACAAGAGACGAGCCAATCAAGGCAAAGATGACCTCTGGCAGCTTCGTAAGCGGGCTGATTCCATTCACATATAGAGCCAGAGCAAGACCTGCAAACATGGCAATCACATTTGATTTGACAATCCCTGTTTTAATCGTTTCAGCTAGGACTTTTGACAAAGCCTGCTTTGGTATAGGAAGAGAAGACTCTTTAATGCTTTTGTCCGTCTTTACATTACTTCTCATAGTTTCCCTCTTTTCTTTTGCATTACACTATCTAAGAGAATTCTATCATATTAATTTAGAAATAGCCTGTTAACAGGTTAAATTTCGGGAAAATGTCAAGAAGTTATGAACGATTTTTGACAAGAAGTATTAGGTAAAATCAGGGCTGCAGAC
This region includes:
- a CDS encoding universal stress protein; the encoded protein is MFNRILLASDGSDHAERATHMAVKLTGPERQGKVTVTYIIDGSTSKADVLSEENSVILQAKRRERLQKTETILQDEKVNYEVKMIKGDPGPAIVKFANEKGFEVVVVGSRGLNSLQEMVLGSVSHKVAKRAECPVVIVK
- a CDS encoding small acid-soluble spore protein P; its protein translation is MSTPKGPKQQKQPNLPKSPDQPYGEPMSGSHKVKNANHSRQNQKSHHDM
- a CDS encoding restriction endonuclease; this encodes MGLIEIAALIVAAISLVHLWVVRKSHHHKALTIMEQIETDDNLKRTLAMGIYYRFKNKGTVQTGEGEVVEEKYSKLFIKEDPVSFERFVANIFEKKFNGTAWVTNPSWDFGVDFDLTVKDEKYLAQVKCYKDDMGYEPIALLHSNVVKEEAAGGYVITTGSFNKNAVNYAHSLKNIHLINGVELVEYWLEGVKEVDKELVGEMEEA
- a CDS encoding DUF2292 domain-containing protein, translated to MAEIDERKIKDIVSRLERLEFGSLVVTVHNGEVTQIDTTEKQRYTLDKGGTSNK
- a CDS encoding helix-turn-helix domain-containing protein, with translation MTRLIELAKQAQNNDTTAMKAILELFEPKIKYSLKQTTPQEQEDLYQELTIRTIEIIRQYDIESTPGFWEFKHEIESRQ
- a CDS encoding sigma-70 family RNA polymerase sigma factor, encoding MDRSHLSQGFQIKYQDLVPLIQENEDFFSNGLVQSFFQKIEHQYLLERTICHSEKAAEALNTAFKQYYATIRLTSQLSHSIRRHAIRFDQRRNKDNQHHLLILDKPLDYASDTVTHLDLIADNIAVPIDKLVIEQSNQLENQIESPTLYFAIRSLTPRQRYILEAAYLFNLKDTEIAEQEGVSQQFITKTRRKALSKIKLMVQDKTI
- a CDS encoding alkaline phosphatase D family protein is translated as MNNNFSRGNGETLASLIKRGLAPVDGTLTASKAPVFKGNPFQLGVASGDPLPDGVVLWTRLAPEPLAEDGLGGMPDRKVPVQWEVSEDQNFRYVVQHGVALALPELAHSVHVELEGLEPNRYYYYRFKVGSEVSSTGRTKTAPSAGTPISSLSFAVASCQAWYHGYYTAYQHMTADDLDFVLFSGDYIYEYAINSNNLVRPVKLSSAHNVKIVTLDQYRLRYSLFKTDPDLQAAHAAFPWILTWDDHEVENNYADEDSQYGAFTYQFLQQRADAYQAYYENLPLRSTAIPTGPDMRLYRKFTFGDLAEFNVLDTRQYRDDYTSVIVSGSDVQQRLDPDRTILGEEQEQWLISNLKYSQATWNVLAQQVVMAEIDRDTGEGEAYSMDQWDGFAAERERVFSALKEHNVQNPIVLSADIHRHVAANLKEDFKNPDSATIGTEFVATSIASGKDGAETDSYGPVWLGNEHVKLYNAQRGYLRCHVTPDQWRTDHLVMPYISSPGAPMNSYATFNVENGKPGLQGDSIMNQELERQSLVD
- the cyoE gene encoding heme o synthase gives rise to the protein MRSNVKTDKSIKESSLPIPKQALSKVLAETIKTGIVKSNVIAMFAGLALALYVNGISPLTKLPEVIFALIGSSLVIGAAGAFNNLYDRDIDAIMDRTKNRPTVTGRMELKSTLTLGISMTLLGLIILALASPLAAVFGFIGLFIYVVPYTMWSKRKTIYNTEIGSLSGAVPPLIGWAAISSNLLNPGIIGLFVIMVLWQMPHFYAIAIRRHDEYKAAKVPMLPVVKGLKRTYIQTNIYLVALIAASFLLASLSTGIMLVALLLSTAWLVVSIVGYRKMAPEKWAKTMFIFSLNHLTILFSTIIVYSFVGSFFK